Below is a genomic region from Henckelia pumila isolate YLH828 chromosome 3, ASM3356847v2, whole genome shotgun sequence.
tcataacccggatggagttaatttcattcattttcttctttttcaaaatttacaaaaaataatttaacagGTGTGCCCAAGATCGTATATGTCatgtcaaaaagatcatcaagattcaagaaactatcaagTCCCACAGACATCTATTGccatgcaatggtccaacagacacaaTCATTATCCAATACATCGCTACATTTTGCCGgttaaacatgtgtgcttaaaaatattcactactcaaactacggtttctcatatccaatcaagagtaaaaaattttcaaaattttcattcttttctattttatcatcataggctagaaaTCATCCTCTACTTATGCATACGAGACAAGAAtgaaacaaaaacaagacaatacATGAAATATATACAGATatgcaataaaacaaatgtaaaacaaaatgcaaacaataaATACACCCCCacacttatctaaagcattgtcctcaatgctttAGAATACAAAAACACAAACATAACAACACAAATAACAAAAGGACAATGATATGCAAATGTAAAATagaactcccctggttcaagtGTTGGCATTGTCGTCCTCGTCCATGTCTGACGGAATAATGGAAGAATCATATTGAAACTTGGACTGCGGAGGTGGCGACACTCAGttctaaaacaaaaaaaaaaactaaatgaaatgaaagaacactgggttgcctcccagccagagCCTCTGTTTACAGTCTTCGGCCCGACTGCATGTTTCAGTTCATCATGGTGGTTCATATCTAATTACcttgtccaccttcacccatTTCAGCACTTTCACAGTTAATTTTGGTATTTTCTTTGAATTCCTAGAAATCCTATGCTCTTCAGCTTTGGTGCCTACATATCAGAGATAGAAATTTTAACAGGTCTTGCCATTACTTCCTTCAACTTACCCTCGTTCACAACTTTCTTATGTTGATGTGGCAAGTAATAATGGATATCAAACAACACTTTCACAACTAGGAAAATTCAggttatcaaaaatattaaacttgacaATCTCcccatcgaattccatagtgagGGTACTATTATTAACGTCTATAACAGACTTTgaagttttaagaaatggtcttTCTAGCAAAATTGGGCTCTTCAAATCATTGTTTTTCATGTCAAGAACATAAAAATCAGAAGGAAAAACTAAATTATCAACTTGCACAAGAACATCCTCTATCATACCCATAGGATAAAtagtagatctatcagccatTTGGATAACGGTTGCAGTTTCATTCAAAGACCTTAGTTGTAAGGAAGCATACGTAGAATATGGCATGACATTATTCGATGCTCCTAAGTCTAACATGGTCGTATCAATATGAATATCTCCTATTTTACAAGGAAtaaaaacatacctggatccttgcattttgtgggTATTTTTCATTGAATCACAGCAGAAATTTGTTCTCCCAACTCAACTTTCTGGCATCCCTTCAGTTTGTGTTTTCTTTTCGCAGTAGacaattcttttaaaaatttagcatgACAAGGTacttgcttaatagcatctaacaatgGAATATATACCTCTCATCTACGAAAAGTGTCATACAACCCCTTAATACCTTCATCCTTCCTAGACTCTTTCAATGCAAGGGGAAAATGAGATACAAGTTTATACTCAGAAAGGGGAGGGAACTTACCTCTTGGTGCTTCCTTTTGAATTGGCTCACTCTCCTCTACCTTAGATTCCTTCACATCTTTATTCTGTACTGGTTCTTTCACCACTTCTTCATGAACCTTCAACTCTCTGCCACTCCTCAAGGTAATTGCACTCACATTTTCCTTCGGATTCACCACAGTCTGAGAAGGTAAACTATTATAATgttgtgcttccaacttgttAACTGCGGTTGCCAACTGTCCCACCTGAGTGTTCAAGTGTTGGATATTTTCTctcgtttcctgttgaaaatttaaagtattaattgcaagatccttaacaatgttTTCTAGAAACTCACCAGGCGCTGGAATTTGAGGACGTTGTGGTGGAGGATGATACGGTTACCTGTATGCTTGATTATTCGGTTGCACGTGAGGTGCAGGCTGATTCACCGGAGGGTTTCCGTATCTaagattgggatgatccttccaacctagattgtgtgttggaataaggatcatacttcTGTTGTGGTGACCCGAGAAATCCTCTAGTGGCATTCACTTGTTCGATCGTTTCCTCTT
It encodes:
- the LOC140889137 gene encoding uncharacterized protein, which translates into the protein MLDLGASNNVMPYSTYASLQLRSLNETATVIQMADRSTIYPMGMIEDVLVQVDNLVFPSDFYVLDMKNNDLKSPILLERPFLKTSKSVIDVNNSTLTMEFDGEIVKFNIFDNLNFPSCESTKAEEHRISRNSKKIPKLTVKVLKWVKVDKN